A region from the Luteitalea sp. genome encodes:
- a CDS encoding BamA/TamA family outer membrane protein produces MPVSVRLLRIGLVIAAGLLLVLTLFVALLHTPLVRGRVAAWATAMLQRDYGIDARIGRLDYNLLSLSIELADVRLAAAGREAPAFFTARHARVDLPWAFVGGAARLQSLSVDHAAIVIERAQDGRWNLPELAAREPAPSSSAIDLGRLDLRDISFRFTDPSLGTALELSRLSLVSRATPGPAAWRPADLAANLRAETGGQPLEARVEGALRLTSEGLNLEPLVLTTAHSRIEGAGVMRLFASEPACDLRYRVEADLTELTPLLPGQGIREPDPETAPTLPMRGIVQASGTVKGELAAPRIEVDLSSDSLAYADLRQIRLQSRASIDPTRVIVRHLRAAVGAGEVAVRGTVGLDQGVRSEIDSTWRGLDVATFLSSVAGPLPVDLATRAAGTVRVEGPGLDWPNWEVSVHAALTPTASSKRAARPRPVPVAGTLALTVAKRQWSLTPDLAAEGLTLRGRVGGELSDMRSPAEADFTAEPVDGSLSGGLALHAADVVPLLDVAGVVLPTGERIHGSLDARVDLTGSFRQPRVNWSLTSRDLTSSSHGAGQLDARGTATTTRATVASLRLMLEESQIDGRATVSFRTGRVEGFVQADVPEVAALLRAMPAERRPTGTVKMSGRLAGTTTRLMLDAAVTSSNLRAAGQRLDSLNAQVQLTPDSLRIERLTATQDPSGLLEATGSYTLSSGRYELDARGQDLRIDPPPDGSDTAASIPVGGRVSFEARGEGALAHPSGAARLTLSDFTWRGAALGPIEATVDADGQRAVIDARASSFATELHAIQALDEARSFELTARVEGLDVERLSPFLPNVDLPIAGRLSLGARANGRLDNLAETEGSATLTETNVMIGDSRLALAAPAALRYSPRGLAVEGLDLASGASHLTVDGSFGLGVQKEETGAFPATEKLHARLDARAADLLPIVKLFSTVPFGLTGSLQLDANATGTLRAPRLAGTLSLIDTSVTYRDLPPVTNLGLEAHLGEGLLTIDQLTGTWQRATIAGTGSLPLRLLARWLPEPLVAARPATPDEARLQVTASPLTPALLEPFIDDLTTAQVDGELALSLDARATALDLAAVNGTLTLDRGNLVFAGLPVEQVAPTRISIDNGRALIEMFSWRGPGTELRVTGSASGLDHQPVVELNALGNLDLRLLGAFARDIGTAGSATIDVRATGPVTTPELDGRIDVTEGELVLREPRLLVSDVAGAIQLDEQRISAIGITGMANGGPIRLDATLDVGQLPAVTGIATITGRNVAFEYPEGLRAELNADMRVEIRPRETLIGGDVTLLHGSYREPIILTGTLGRELFGGGGQLGGMPSGGGSSAAATPVRLDIAVISQEDLLVDNNYGRFGAALDLQLLGTLDQPGVAGRIELREGGELYLGGLVYRIERGSADFTDPARLDPTLDLVAQTHVGATGVTIQASGTPETLDVTVESDDAQQSEAELYAMLAGGGAGESTTEAVRTQLLSAISGDLFALAGRTIGLDALRLERGIAAEDIGSEQVQLATEANPAARLTAAKRFPRGVELILSQSLREAGALTWIASYRPLRSVELRAVSRDDESRAYEFRHDVTLGRRTRRVDSGAQRGPGQRVTAVIIRGVSEADERQLARRLKLEAGDRFDFYRWQKDRDRLAEYLREQGYFEHRIRTSRQSQEAPVERPAQPAAGPEAADEAPGVTLYYTIETGPQCEVVVRGSDLPGNVRRRMRDAWSAAVFDTFLSDDLTAIARRHLIETNHPQARVQVRIDARQEVKQAIVTVEPGPVSPWRLEYTGNDQASTAAIDAFIRERDLALTAWLDPPAFERSLAEWYRAQGYLAALARVGIDARSSNRGGQASRGREVILPVEIREGPLYSVASVDVSGVEAETAAQVRQWFGIAPGSAYLPLDAELGRRNVEAAYRNDGFANATVSLGVDVEPRRSGAEAGRVLLNLDVAEGPRQVLEDVAIRGAPGTDEPVILRALSLERGAPIGVRTMLEARQRLYETGVFQRVDISLQPIERRTQSSSKEVVTEQPVRAIVELQERPRYRLRYGVGVNDEPSSSGSGREVTPGLAADLENRNLFGTTATGGIAGRYQRRRQAGRLFLTLPRLFDAPLSTTLFVERSREGFDVVSEAATFEATTDETEYSIFQRLRLRRREGLAVEYGYTYARSRTRVDSPDFPDEPVTVPRLGASVIVDRRDDASDATRGWLHSSTFEYSDTWLASDLRFVRYVAQQYYFRRLTETVVSASALRVGATRAIGDQVLIPSEMFQIGGGQTLRGYPDGSIVGEDFLAENALLLINQELRFPIYRWVRGVGFVDAGNVFDAFSDLSLDLEVGVGAGLRIDTPFALFRVDVGVPLTRDVDGRRRPRLYFSLGQAF; encoded by the coding sequence ATGCCTGTATCTGTCCGACTCCTGCGCATCGGACTCGTTATCGCCGCGGGGCTCCTACTGGTGCTGACCCTGTTCGTGGCGCTCCTGCACACGCCCCTCGTGCGCGGGCGCGTGGCTGCGTGGGCGACGGCCATGCTCCAGCGAGATTATGGGATTGACGCGCGGATCGGTCGGCTCGATTACAACCTGTTGTCGCTCAGCATCGAGCTGGCCGACGTCCGCTTGGCTGCGGCTGGTCGGGAAGCCCCGGCGTTCTTCACCGCGCGGCACGCCCGAGTCGATCTCCCCTGGGCCTTCGTTGGTGGCGCGGCACGCCTGCAGTCGCTTTCGGTGGACCATGCGGCCATCGTTATCGAGCGCGCGCAAGATGGGCGCTGGAACCTTCCCGAGCTCGCCGCACGTGAGCCGGCCCCCTCGTCGTCTGCGATCGATCTGGGCCGATTGGACCTGCGCGATATCTCTTTTCGCTTTACAGATCCCTCGTTGGGCACGGCGCTCGAGCTGAGCCGCCTGTCGCTGGTCTCGCGCGCGACGCCGGGCCCGGCTGCATGGCGTCCGGCCGACCTGGCCGCCAACCTTCGCGCCGAGACCGGCGGCCAACCACTCGAGGCCCGTGTGGAGGGCGCGTTGCGCCTGACCAGCGAAGGACTCAACCTCGAACCACTAGTGCTCACGACAGCACACAGCCGGATCGAGGGGGCCGGCGTGATGCGGCTGTTTGCTTCGGAGCCGGCCTGCGACCTGCGATACCGGGTGGAGGCAGACTTGACCGAGCTGACACCTCTGCTTCCCGGCCAAGGAATCCGAGAGCCTGACCCCGAGACCGCGCCCACCTTGCCCATGCGGGGCATCGTGCAAGCGAGCGGCACGGTGAAGGGTGAGCTGGCTGCGCCTCGCATCGAGGTTGATCTCTCGAGCGACTCGCTTGCCTACGCCGATCTCCGGCAAATCCGGCTGCAAAGCCGCGCTTCAATCGATCCCACCCGCGTCATCGTCAGGCACCTGCGCGCGGCCGTCGGCGCAGGGGAAGTCGCTGTGCGCGGCACGGTGGGTCTGGACCAGGGCGTGAGGTCGGAGATCGACTCGACCTGGCGGGGCCTCGATGTCGCCACCTTTCTCTCGTCCGTTGCTGGTCCGTTGCCCGTCGATCTCGCCACACGGGCGGCAGGCACGGTGCGAGTGGAGGGTCCGGGGCTCGACTGGCCGAACTGGGAAGTCTCGGTGCATGCGGCACTCACGCCGACAGCGTCGTCGAAACGGGCAGCGCGTCCCCGACCAGTGCCCGTTGCGGGCACGCTTGCGCTAACGGTCGCGAAGCGGCAGTGGTCGCTGACGCCCGACCTGGCGGCGGAGGGACTGACCCTCCGCGGCCGCGTGGGGGGCGAGCTCTCGGACATGAGGTCACCTGCCGAGGCAGACTTCACCGCTGAACCAGTCGACGGCTCACTCTCGGGCGGCCTCGCGCTGCACGCTGCGGACGTCGTGCCGCTATTGGATGTGGCGGGCGTCGTACTCCCGACGGGAGAGCGCATCCACGGAAGCCTGGATGCCCGCGTCGATCTCACCGGTTCCTTCCGACAACCTCGCGTGAACTGGAGCCTCACCTCTCGTGATCTCACGTCGTCCAGCCACGGCGCGGGCCAGCTCGACGCCCGCGGCACGGCGACGACGACCCGCGCGACCGTGGCAAGCTTGCGGCTCATGCTCGAAGAGAGTCAGATCGATGGGCGGGCGACCGTTTCGTTTCGAACCGGCCGTGTCGAGGGCTTCGTGCAAGCCGACGTTCCAGAGGTCGCAGCGCTGCTTCGCGCAATGCCTGCCGAACGGCGTCCTACCGGCACAGTGAAGATGAGCGGCCGGCTCGCTGGAACGACGACTCGTCTCATGCTCGATGCGGCGGTCACATCGAGTAACCTCCGCGCGGCCGGTCAACGGCTGGACTCTCTGAACGCGCAGGTTCAACTCACGCCGGACTCTCTTCGCATCGAGCGACTGACAGCGACACAAGATCCGAGCGGCCTGCTGGAAGCCACTGGCAGTTACACATTGTCATCCGGCCGTTACGAGTTGGATGCGCGAGGCCAGGATCTGCGTATCGATCCGCCGCCGGACGGGTCGGACACTGCAGCGTCGATTCCCGTAGGGGGCCGGGTGAGCTTCGAAGCCCGCGGCGAAGGCGCGCTGGCACACCCATCTGGCGCAGCACGCCTCACGCTTTCGGACTTCACATGGCGAGGTGCGGCGCTCGGCCCTATCGAGGCGACGGTCGACGCAGATGGGCAGCGCGCCGTGATTGACGCCCGGGCCTCGTCATTTGCGACCGAGCTCCACGCCATTCAAGCCTTGGACGAGGCGAGGTCGTTCGAGCTGACGGCGCGCGTCGAAGGCCTCGACGTCGAGCGCCTCTCCCCGTTCCTGCCCAACGTCGATCTCCCGATCGCCGGACGCCTGTCCCTGGGTGCTCGAGCGAACGGACGACTCGACAACCTCGCAGAGACGGAGGGCAGCGCGACGCTAACGGAGACGAACGTCATGATCGGCGACTCTCGGCTCGCGCTCGCAGCTCCGGCGGCGCTGCGCTACTCGCCGCGCGGCCTTGCCGTGGAGGGGCTCGATCTAGCCAGCGGGGCCAGCCATCTGACCGTTGACGGGTCATTCGGCTTGGGGGTGCAGAAAGAGGAGACCGGCGCCTTCCCTGCGACCGAGAAGCTTCACGCCAGGCTCGATGCGCGGGCCGCAGACCTCCTGCCGATCGTGAAGCTGTTCTCGACGGTGCCTTTCGGCCTCACAGGATCGCTCCAACTCGATGCCAACGCTACTGGCACCCTTCGCGCGCCGCGGCTCGCCGGAACGCTCTCACTCATCGACACGAGCGTGACCTATCGAGATCTGCCCCCGGTCACCAACCTTGGCCTCGAGGCGCACCTGGGTGAGGGCTTACTCACGATAGACCAGCTCACTGGGACATGGCAGCGCGCCACGATCGCGGGGACTGGTTCGCTGCCTCTGCGACTACTCGCGCGCTGGTTGCCAGAACCGCTCGTCGCTGCACGGCCGGCAACACCAGATGAAGCGCGCCTGCAGGTCACGGCGTCTCCCTTGACGCCAGCGCTGCTCGAGCCGTTCATCGACGACCTGACAACGGCGCAAGTCGACGGGGAGCTGGCACTATCGCTCGACGCACGAGCGACCGCCCTGGACCTCGCGGCGGTCAACGGAACGCTGACTCTCGACCGGGGCAACCTCGTCTTCGCGGGTTTGCCCGTTGAACAGGTCGCGCCGACGCGCATCAGCATCGACAATGGCCGCGCGCTGATCGAGATGTTCTCTTGGCGTGGGCCTGGCACTGAGCTCCGCGTGACCGGGAGCGCGAGTGGGTTGGATCATCAGCCGGTCGTGGAGCTCAACGCGCTCGGGAACTTGGACTTGCGTTTGCTCGGCGCGTTCGCGCGCGATATCGGCACGGCTGGATCCGCCACAATCGATGTACGCGCCACAGGACCGGTAACGACGCCCGAGCTCGACGGCCGTATCGACGTGACGGAGGGTGAGCTCGTGCTCCGCGAGCCACGCCTGCTCGTGTCCGACGTGGCAGGCGCGATCCAGCTCGATGAGCAGCGCATCAGCGCGATTGGCATCACGGGGATGGCCAACGGCGGTCCGATTCGTCTCGATGCCACACTCGACGTCGGCCAATTGCCAGCCGTCACGGGCATAGCGACGATCACCGGACGCAACGTCGCCTTCGAATACCCCGAGGGCCTGCGCGCCGAGCTCAACGCGGACATGCGCGTCGAGATTCGCCCGCGCGAGACGCTCATCGGGGGTGACGTCACGCTTCTCCACGGCTCGTACCGCGAGCCGATCATCCTCACCGGCACCCTTGGGCGCGAGCTCTTCGGTGGCGGCGGGCAGCTAGGAGGCATGCCCAGCGGCGGAGGTTCATCGGCTGCCGCAACACCAGTTCGACTCGACATCGCCGTCATCAGCCAAGAGGATCTCCTGGTTGACAACAACTACGGCCGTTTCGGCGCCGCGTTGGACCTGCAGCTCTTGGGCACGCTCGACCAGCCGGGTGTGGCCGGGCGCATCGAGCTGCGCGAAGGCGGCGAGCTCTATCTCGGCGGCCTTGTCTACCGCATCGAGCGCGGGTCGGCCGACTTCACCGATCCTGCCCGACTCGATCCCACGCTCGACCTTGTCGCACAGACGCACGTGGGTGCGACAGGCGTGACCATCCAGGCAAGCGGCACACCCGAAACCCTCGATGTCACCGTCGAGTCAGACGATGCGCAGCAGTCCGAGGCGGAGCTCTACGCGATGCTGGCCGGTGGCGGCGCTGGGGAATCCACGACTGAGGCCGTGCGCACGCAGCTTCTCAGCGCCATCTCAGGAGACCTGTTTGCGCTGGCCGGTCGCACCATCGGGCTCGACGCACTGCGGCTCGAGCGTGGCATCGCTGCCGAAGACATCGGGTCCGAGCAGGTCCAGCTCGCGACCGAGGCGAACCCGGCCGCCCGCCTGACTGCAGCGAAGCGATTCCCCCGCGGCGTCGAGCTCATTCTTTCGCAAAGCTTACGCGAGGCAGGTGCGCTTACCTGGATAGCGTCGTATCGCCCGCTCAGAAGCGTCGAGCTCAGGGCCGTCTCTCGAGACGATGAGTCGAGAGCCTACGAGTTTCGCCACGACGTGACCCTCGGCCGTCGGACGCGGCGTGTCGACTCGGGCGCACAGCGCGGCCCAGGCCAGCGTGTCACGGCCGTCATCATTCGTGGCGTGAGCGAGGCGGACGAGCGCCAGCTCGCGCGGCGGCTCAAGCTCGAGGCTGGCGATCGCTTCGACTTCTACCGCTGGCAGAAGGATCGCGATCGCCTGGCCGAGTACCTGCGGGAGCAGGGCTATTTCGAGCATCGGATTCGCACATCGCGACAATCGCAGGAGGCGCCTGTTGAACGGCCCGCTCAGCCGGCCGCCGGGCCGGAGGCGGCTGACGAGGCGCCTGGCGTCACGCTCTATTACACGATCGAGACCGGTCCGCAATGCGAGGTCGTCGTTCGCGGCAGCGACCTGCCGGGCAATGTGCGCAGACGTATGCGGGACGCCTGGTCGGCTGCCGTCTTCGATACTTTCCTGTCGGACGATCTCACCGCCATTGCACGCCGACACCTCATCGAGACGAATCATCCACAGGCGCGTGTGCAAGTCCGCATCGATGCGCGACAAGAGGTGAAGCAGGCAATTGTCACCGTCGAGCCAGGGCCAGTATCTCCCTGGCGGCTCGAGTACACGGGCAACGACCAGGCTTCGACAGCAGCTATAGACGCCTTCATAAGGGAGCGAGACCTGGCGCTCACTGCATGGCTCGACCCGCCGGCATTCGAGCGGAGTCTCGCGGAATGGTATCGAGCGCAGGGATACCTTGCGGCGCTCGCTCGGGTCGGAATCGATGCACGGTCGAGCAACCGCGGCGGGCAAGCGTCACGAGGCAGAGAGGTGATCCTTCCCGTCGAAATCCGCGAAGGACCGTTATACTCGGTCGCCTCCGTGGACGTCAGTGGGGTGGAGGCGGAGACTGCAGCCCAGGTGCGCCAGTGGTTCGGCATCGCGCCCGGCAGCGCGTATTTGCCGCTGGATGCCGAGCTCGGCCGCAGGAACGTGGAAGCAGCCTATCGTAACGACGGCTTTGCGAATGCCACGGTCAGCCTCGGCGTCGACGTAGAACCTCGCCGAAGCGGAGCGGAGGCGGGTCGCGTGTTGTTGAACCTCGACGTCGCCGAGGGGCCGCGTCAGGTGCTCGAAGATGTCGCAATCCGGGGCGCACCTGGCACGGACGAACCGGTCATCCTGCGGGCCCTCAGCCTCGAGCGCGGCGCGCCGATCGGCGTGCGGACGATGCTCGAGGCCAGGCAACGCTTGTACGAAACTGGCGTGTTTCAGCGCGTCGACATCAGCCTCCAGCCAATCGAACGACGGACGCAATCTTCATCCAAGGAAGTTGTTACCGAACAGCCAGTGCGCGCCATCGTCGAGCTCCAGGAGCGGCCGCGATATCGACTGCGCTACGGCGTCGGTGTCAACGACGAGCCCTCGTCTAGCGGCTCTGGCCGCGAGGTGACGCCTGGTCTCGCGGCGGATCTCGAGAACCGCAACCTCTTTGGAACAACCGCGACCGGCGGCATCGCCGGTCGCTACCAACGACGGAGGCAAGCGGGCCGCCTGTTTCTCACACTGCCGCGCCTGTTCGACGCGCCGCTCTCGACCACGCTCTTCGTCGAGCGCTCGCGTGAGGGTTTCGATGTCGTTTCGGAAGCGGCCACATTCGAGGCCACAACCGATGAAACGGAGTACTCAATCTTTCAGCGGCTGCGGCTCCGTCGCAGGGAGGGGCTGGCCGTCGAGTACGGCTACACGTATGCGCGAAGTCGAACACGTGTGGACTCTCCCGACTTTCCGGACGAGCCTGTTACCGTGCCTCGGCTCGGCGCGTCGGTCATTGTCGACAGGCGTGACGATGCCTCTGATGCGACGCGGGGCTGGTTGCACTCATCGACCTTCGAGTACTCGGACACGTGGCTGGCATCCGATCTTCGTTTTGTCCGCTACGTGGCGCAGCAGTACTACTTCCGTCGGCTGACCGAGACGGTCGTCTCTGCCTCTGCTCTGCGTGTTGGCGCCACGCGCGCGATCGGTGACCAGGTGCTCATCCCAAGCGAGATGTTCCAGATCGGCGGTGGGCAAACCCTACGCGGCTACCCGGACGGTTCGATTGTTGGTGAGGACTTTCTTGCAGAGAATGCGTTGCTGCTGATCAACCAGGAGCTGCGGTTCCCGATCTACCGCTGGGTGCGAGGTGTGGGCTTCGTGGACGCGGGGAACGTGTTCGACGCGTTCTCCGATCTCTCGCTCGACCTCGAGGTCGGGGTCGGCGCCGGCTTGCGCATCGACACGCCATTCGCCCTGTTTCGTGTCGATGTCGGTGTGCCGCTCACGCGCGACGTCGACGGCCGCCGCCGGCCCCGATTGTATTTCTCGCTTGGACAGGCGTTTTGA
- a CDS encoding amidohydrolase family protein has translation MPQLRARLALRVWISIVLLVVCFTALGSACRRYDVLIRNGVVYDGTGAPPRRGDVAITGDRIAAVGDLESASAGEVVDAGGLAVAPGFINMLSWATESLLVDGRSLSDIEQGVTTEIFGEGSSMGPLSPEMKARTERTQGDLKYDVTWTTLGEYLETLEREGVSANVASFIGAATIREHVIGLDDRPATAQEMERMRTLVRQEMQEGALGIGSSLIYAPGAYASTEELIELCKVAAQYDGKYISHLRNESTRLLEAIDELLRIAREAEIPAEIYHLKAAGEASWPTLDAAIAKIEGARAEGLKITADMYTYTAGATGLTAAVPPSRLEGGLEAFVERLRDPAWRRQVAADMRRPAIDWESLYQAAGSPDRVLLVEFRSEELKPLTGKTLGDVARQRGTSDIDTILDLIAEDGTRVGAVYFLMSEDNVRKQIRLPWVTFGSDAGSLAPEGVFLRSSVHPRAYGNVARLLGRYVRDEQLIPLEAAIHRLSGLPASNLGLEARGTLGSGMFADVVVFDPETITDLATYEKPHQLASGVEHVWVNGVRVLKDGEHTGARPGRALKGPGAKK, from the coding sequence ATGCCCCAGCTTCGTGCGCGCCTGGCTCTTCGCGTCTGGATCTCAATCGTGCTCCTAGTGGTCTGTTTCACCGCGCTCGGTAGCGCCTGCCGACGCTACGACGTGCTGATCCGCAATGGCGTCGTCTACGACGGAACGGGCGCTCCGCCCCGACGTGGCGACGTTGCAATCACGGGCGATCGAATTGCGGCCGTGGGCGATCTCGAGAGCGCGAGCGCGGGCGAGGTGGTCGATGCGGGCGGCCTGGCGGTTGCTCCTGGCTTCATCAACATGCTCTCGTGGGCGACCGAGTCGCTCCTCGTCGACGGGCGCTCGCTCAGCGACATCGAGCAGGGCGTGACGACCGAGATCTTCGGCGAGGGATCGTCGATGGGCCCGCTCTCGCCGGAGATGAAAGCGCGAACCGAGCGGACACAGGGCGATCTCAAGTACGACGTCACCTGGACGACGCTCGGCGAATATCTCGAGACATTGGAACGCGAGGGCGTATCGGCGAACGTGGCGTCGTTCATTGGTGCTGCGACGATTCGCGAGCACGTGATCGGTCTGGACGACAGGCCTGCCACCGCGCAGGAGATGGAGCGCATGCGCACCCTCGTGCGGCAGGAGATGCAGGAGGGCGCGCTCGGCATTGGCTCGTCACTCATCTACGCACCCGGTGCGTACGCCTCCACCGAGGAGCTCATCGAGCTGTGCAAAGTGGCCGCGCAGTACGACGGCAAGTACATCTCGCACCTGCGCAACGAGAGCACACGCTTGCTCGAGGCCATCGACGAGCTGCTGCGAATCGCGCGCGAGGCGGAGATTCCTGCGGAGATCTATCACCTCAAGGCGGCCGGCGAGGCGAGCTGGCCGACGCTCGATGCGGCTATTGCCAAGATCGAAGGGGCGCGTGCGGAGGGATTGAAGATCACGGCAGACATGTACACCTATACAGCCGGCGCAACCGGACTGACGGCGGCGGTGCCACCGTCGAGGCTCGAGGGAGGCCTGGAGGCGTTCGTCGAACGCCTGCGTGATCCCGCGTGGCGGCGTCAGGTGGCGGCCGACATGCGCCGGCCCGCGATCGACTGGGAGAGCTTGTATCAGGCGGCTGGATCGCCCGATCGGGTGCTCTTGGTGGAGTTTCGCTCAGAGGAGCTGAAACCGCTCACGGGCAAGACGCTCGGCGACGTCGCGCGGCAGCGTGGGACGAGCGATATCGACACGATCCTCGATCTCATTGCGGAGGATGGCACGCGCGTGGGAGCCGTGTACTTCTTGATGTCCGAGGACAACGTGCGCAAGCAGATTCGGTTGCCCTGGGTGACGTTTGGCTCGGATGCGGGATCGCTCGCGCCGGAAGGCGTGTTTCTGCGCTCCTCCGTGCATCCGCGTGCCTACGGAAACGTGGCACGCCTGCTTGGCCGCTATGTACGGGACGAGCAGCTCATCCCCCTCGAGGCGGCCATCCATCGTCTGTCGGGCCTGCCGGCGAGCAACCTCGGACTCGAAGCACGCGGCACGCTCGGGTCCGGGATGTTCGCCGACGTCGTCGTGTTCGATCCGGAGACCATTACGGATCTTGCAACGTACGAGAAACCGCACCAGCTTGCGTCCGGGGTGGAGCATGTGTGGGTGAACGGTGTCCGAGTGTTGAAGGATGGGGAGCACACCGGCGCCCGCCCTGGGCGCGCGTTGAAGGGGCCGGGGGCGAAGAAGTGA
- a CDS encoding DUF2079 domain-containing protein, whose product MRSTPSQKLGGAARNADPKERVRAALATIALVVVVVLVGAPLVGWPPVVRLPVVVAPALVLALLVVRPWRWRETELRALDRWEPRGRVVLFAALIAGLVLFWLVLTRFQSGAINAVDFTVYFDRPCFQTLQGRPLYVETADAPGFSHRSELAVHAYWGMLPVCSVYALYPSPLWLLALSVIAVVAGGVHVRRIMQRIGAGGALASATALAFILNDNTARALNYGFHPEVLFAWFVPWMIDAALRRQRRSFSVAMLACALVKEDAVMPIFAASVALGLHAFRRMTWSDRLLFLFLPTAVAAANLGIYYGYVVPKLTDAGTPTYAHFWANYGATPMLALVGMLTQPWRVLVSTMTSGFWTTVIVPHLFLPVLGWRWVVGIVPIVALYGASANEQLRAFGIYYAIVLGPFLAIAASAGALTLFRRLVANAGHARLAAAAAIFLGALLVGSGDRGYSLRPWKSEVAAVPEALDRLANEPVVLVQSGLYPHAGYDERVQLLTPETLEDARDTRAVVLLAPDVSAYPFDPSDLADLTLLRPLRAMPPGILAVRLPEAHTRSWEPQPPQRPRQ is encoded by the coding sequence CTGCGATCAACCCCGAGTCAGAAGCTGGGAGGCGCGGCGAGAAATGCGGACCCGAAGGAGCGCGTGCGAGCGGCCTTAGCCACGATCGCCCTCGTTGTGGTCGTCGTCCTGGTCGGTGCACCGTTGGTGGGCTGGCCTCCGGTCGTGCGGCTGCCGGTCGTCGTGGCACCGGCACTCGTGCTGGCTCTGTTGGTCGTGCGTCCGTGGCGCTGGCGAGAAACCGAGCTTCGCGCCTTGGACCGCTGGGAACCGCGTGGTCGCGTCGTCTTGTTCGCCGCGCTGATCGCGGGGCTTGTCCTGTTCTGGCTCGTCCTGACCCGCTTTCAATCCGGTGCTATCAACGCTGTCGATTTCACAGTGTACTTCGACCGGCCCTGCTTTCAGACGCTGCAGGGGCGACCGCTGTATGTGGAGACTGCGGATGCGCCCGGATTCTCTCATCGCAGTGAGCTGGCCGTTCACGCATACTGGGGGATGCTCCCCGTTTGCTCTGTGTATGCGCTGTATCCCAGCCCGCTCTGGCTTCTTGCGCTGTCAGTGATAGCGGTCGTCGCGGGAGGTGTGCATGTCCGGCGGATCATGCAGCGCATTGGAGCCGGCGGAGCGCTCGCAAGCGCGACAGCCCTCGCCTTCATTCTCAATGACAATACCGCGCGAGCTCTCAACTACGGGTTTCATCCCGAAGTGCTCTTCGCGTGGTTCGTGCCGTGGATGATCGACGCGGCACTTCGGCGCCAGCGAAGGTCCTTCTCAGTAGCGATGCTCGCATGCGCGCTCGTCAAGGAGGATGCTGTCATGCCGATTTTCGCGGCGTCCGTAGCCCTGGGGCTGCATGCGTTCCGTCGAATGACATGGTCGGACCGCTTGCTGTTCCTCTTCTTGCCGACCGCTGTCGCCGCTGCCAACTTGGGTATCTACTACGGCTACGTCGTACCGAAGCTCACGGACGCCGGAACGCCGACATACGCGCACTTCTGGGCGAACTACGGCGCAACTCCGATGCTGGCGCTGGTTGGCATGCTGACGCAGCCTTGGCGTGTTCTGGTCAGCACCATGACGTCGGGCTTCTGGACGACCGTGATCGTGCCCCATCTATTCTTGCCGGTGCTTGGTTGGCGATGGGTCGTCGGCATCGTGCCAATCGTCGCGCTCTATGGCGCATCAGCGAACGAACAGTTGCGAGCATTCGGGATCTACTACGCCATCGTTCTCGGGCCGTTCCTGGCCATTGCGGCCTCTGCCGGCGCGCTGACACTGTTTCGCCGACTTGTCGCGAATGCTGGTCATGCCCGTCTCGCGGCAGCGGCCGCGATCTTCCTCGGAGCGCTCCTTGTCGGCAGTGGAGACCGTGGCTACAGCCTGCGTCCCTGGAAGAGCGAGGTAGCGGCAGTTCCCGAAGCGCTGGATCGCCTCGCCAATGAGCCTGTTGTGCTCGTGCAGAGCGGCCTCTACCCGCATGCCGGCTACGATGAGCGTGTCCAACTCCTGACACCGGAGACGCTCGAGGACGCCAGGGACACCCGCGCCGTAGTGCTCCTGGCCCCCGATGTCAGCGCGTATCCGTTCGATCCGTCGGATCTGGCCGACCTGACGTTGCTGCGACCGCTCCGCGCGATGCCTCCCGGTATCCTCGCAGTACGATTGCCGGAAGCTCACACGCGCTCATGGGAGCCTCAACCGCCCCAGAGGCCGCGTCAATGA